One genomic segment of Desulfomicrobium sp. ZS1 includes these proteins:
- a CDS encoding Wadjet anti-phage system protein JetD domain-containing protein has protein sequence MKDLTARCLAWRGLLERGRVGWNAEFAMLERAGIVRREKNSAVLVEEEEMQRLLATPEFSDALAKLDSAESLAAAMGLGVRITDRASDCLRLLMALEKTEQAVGLVWRQQLSAELFGNSKHIGSVSILSRIYEDWLALKPSRGELRLKAFSPLPHTAGGPDLFDVTKYQGQAVLMSSHVRPEQYDLSHLHFIMTCENLSPFLELALPAGLLIYTGGYASRGVAAWLQSAPESSRWIHFGDFDADGLAIFDRLSATAERDGEFFPNRETLEFLKADLPTWQGARSFREDALRNDRLKDLARWGRRHKLQAEQEQVLYQLRKRGMNLEGVLF, from the coding sequence GTGAAGGACCTGACAGCAAGATGTCTGGCCTGGCGAGGGTTGCTTGAGCGGGGCAGGGTGGGTTGGAACGCCGAGTTTGCCATGCTCGAACGGGCTGGGATCGTACGGCGTGAGAAGAACAGCGCCGTGTTGGTCGAAGAGGAAGAAATGCAGCGGCTGCTAGCTACGCCCGAGTTTTCGGACGCCCTTGCCAAGCTGGATTCAGCCGAATCACTGGCGGCGGCCATGGGGCTGGGGGTACGGATCACCGATCGGGCATCAGACTGCCTGCGCCTGCTCATGGCCTTGGAAAAGACCGAGCAGGCCGTAGGCTTGGTCTGGCGGCAGCAACTCAGCGCCGAGCTTTTCGGGAACTCGAAGCACATCGGCTCCGTCTCCATCCTGTCCCGAATCTACGAGGATTGGCTCGCCCTTAAGCCCAGCCGGGGAGAGTTGCGGCTCAAGGCTTTTTCTCCGCTCCCGCACACAGCAGGAGGCCCAGATCTTTTCGACGTCACGAAATACCAGGGTCAGGCCGTCCTGATGTCCTCTCATGTTCGCCCCGAGCAGTATGATCTGTCGCATCTTCACTTCATCATGACCTGCGAAAATCTCTCTCCCTTTCTGGAACTCGCCCTGCCTGCCGGACTGCTCATCTACACGGGTGGCTACGCCTCCAGAGGGGTGGCCGCCTGGCTCCAATCGGCTCCGGAGTCAAGCCGCTGGATTCACTTCGGGGACTTCGATGCTGACGGACTTGCCATATTCGACAGGCTCTCTGCCACAGCGGAGCGTGACGGGGAGTTCTTTCCTAATCGGGAAACACTGGAATTTCTGAAGGCCGATCTGCCTACATGGCAGGGCGCAAGATCATTCCGCGAGGACGCGTTGCGCAATGACCGGTTGAAGGACCTGGCGAGGTGGGGTAGGCGTCATAAGCTGCAGGCTGAACAAGAGCAGGTGCTTTACCAGCTCAGGAAACGCGGGATGAATTTGGAAGGGGTGCTTTTCTGA